The Flavobacterium sp. M31R6 nucleotide sequence AAAAAATATCATTTTGGGCAATTGAAAAATCTGAGGAAACATAAGAAACCGAAGCATCATTATGACCAAATCCTCCTTGGTTCAAAATCAAGAATCCATTGTCATAACTTCCCAATGGAGTGTCTTCATTCGTGTCATCATTGGTACACGAAACAAAAAACAACGAAAAAATTAACGCTATTAAAACTAGTTTACTGAAATTCATTTTATTAAAATTTAAAGGTTAGGTTGATTATAAAATTTCTTCCCGGCATATAATGTTGGGAAATGCTTTGATAATTTTGATTAAAAAGGTTCAATGCCTGCAAACCGATTTTACACGTTGATTTCTTTCCTAAATCATAATAGACACCCAGATTGGAAACCCAATATTCTTTGACTAAATGATATTTTTGGGAAGGTGTTGTGACTGCTCCATTAAATAAAAACTGGTACGTCACAGCTATTTTTTTATACGAATACGAAACATTCGAATTGAATTTATGATATGGAACATAGATTAATTGTTCTCCAGTTTCTACGTTTTCGGAAACGGTATAAGCATAACTTGCATTTAGTGCCAAATTATTTTTCCCATACGTATTGGACCAACCCAAATTCGTTTCGGAACCATAGCTATTTACCCTATCAATATTTTCGGGTGTCCAATTACTTCCATCCAAAGGAGCCCAACGAATCAGGTCGCTTATTTTTATGAAATAAATTGTTTCGGACAAAGTGATTTTTTTATATGTAAAAACATTTCCAACCTCAGCCTGATAAGAACTCTCCGGTTTTAAATTAGGATTTCCCCCCGTTTCCCAATACAAATCATTGAAAGTCGGAATCCTGAAATTTTTGGAAAGATTGATTTTTAAATTATAAAAGGAATTGAAAACATAAGAGGAACCCAATGAGAATAAAAATGGGCTATCATAATCTGAACTCGCCTCTTTACGGAAACCTAACTCATTTTGCCATTTTTCATTATGTTGTTCAACTGCTTTGATCGCAATCGCACCAATTTGTCTGGTATTATCTCCAAAACTAGTACCAAAACCCTTTGTCCGATTGTAATCTAAAATTCCATTAAGCTTTATAGATTCTAATAATTGGTAACCAAAATCCATTTTGGCAATAAGCGATTCTGATTTTCCAAAACTAAAATCATCGCTGTCGATATTCTCAAAATATTGATATTGTTCTGTGAGATACGCCACTTTATAATTACTACTGAAACTATTTTTGGTCGTTGAATATTCTAAAAGGTTTCGGCTAAAAGTATTCACGTATTTTGTTTTCGAATCCGATTCGGATATCAAAGAAAGATTCCTGTCCGTGTTTGAGGATTGACTGTAAAAGGTAATGATAGAATTGGGATTTACTTTGTAACCTACATTGGCATACAAATTAGTCGTTGCATATTGCCCGTTTTCATTTTTTCGCTGAGTTCCATCCCAAGTATATTGGTTTATGTACGGATAATCATTATCCGAACTGTTTCTGGAAAACCCGACTTGAGTACTCCATTTTTTGTTGGAAAGAATCATTTTATAATTGACCCCAATGGTATTGAAACTACCATAATCCAATCGCAAATCATTTTCGAATTTATTTTTAAAAACCAAATCATTACTTAAATGGACGGTTCCTCCAATGGCGCCACTTCCATAACTCACACTTCCTCCACCCGCTTTTATGCTAATGGTATTAAAATCGGGAGCGGTGAATGTATTGAAATCGGCACTACCGTTGAGTTGGGAATTAACATTTATACCATTCCAAATTACGGCCGTTTGCGAAGCTGTAGTCCCCCTAAAAGAAACGGTTGAAAGCATTCCACGTCCGTATTCCTTGAAATACAACACACTGTTATAATTCAATAAATTGGAAAGTGAAGATTGGTTTTTATTAATAACCGAATCATTAAGAATCTGGATGGATTGTGACTTATTGCCTGAATACAACGTACGGTCAGAAACAATAACTTCTTTTAAATTGGTTATAGAGTCATTTTGCGCCGAAATCAATTGGCACATTAACAAAGAAAGGGCAAATATTAGTTTTCTTAAAGTCATAATTTCTGAACCTTTTTTCCCGAAAGTTCGATATTCGTTAAGAAAAAAGGCAGGTCTCCTGGCTTGCGTCTTGTTGTTCACCTTCCCATCTCGTTTTTAGAACGAGACAGTGGCATTGTAGATAACAACAAGCTTGATAGCTTACAGTTGCGGGAACAGCGCAAGATTTTTGAATTTTGATGTCTGATACTTGATTTCAGAAGTTAAATTCTGAAATCAAAAATCGTTAATCAGCAATCTTCAATCACTTGCTTCCCTTTTAATGTGTTTTCGTAAAAAGTAAAACACAACCTTAATTCGGGTGCAAATATTGCAAAAATGAATTTAAAAATCCTAGAGTTTTATTTTTTATATTTGTACTAAACAATTTCATTATGGAAACTTTTATCATACATCCAAAGAACAATGAGGAGAAAAAAGTGGTCAAAGCTTTTCTTGAAGCATTGAAAATAAAGTTTGAAAACCAAACGACTGATTCAGCAGAAAGTCCTTATGATCCAGATTTTGTTGCTATGGTTGAAGAAAACAGAGAAGATTATAAAGCTGGAAAAGGTATTAAGGTTGATTTAGATGATATATGGAAATAATTTTCGTTCCAAAATCTAAATCCCATTTAGACTATTTCAAAAAGACAAATAACCAAATCGTTTTAAAGAAAATCAAACAGATTTTGGTATCCATTCAGGAAACCCCATACGAAGGAATTGGAAAACCTGAACCATTAAAACATAATTTATCAGGGTTATGGAGTAGAAGAATTAATCTGGAACACAGATTAGTTTATGAAATATTCGAAGATGATTCTATTATTTTAATCCATTCTTTAAAAGGGCATTACTAAAAATCACTATCTTTTTTAAATCTCAATTTTAATCACAGCACCGTAATCCAATGACGTTTTAAAAGCTTCCTGCAGAGGGAGATTATTTATTTTGCACAAAATACTTCGAATAACTCCAGAATGCGCAACAATAATAATCGGCTTTGAATGTCCTTTCGAAATATCATTATCCAAAAATTCGCGAACCCTATAATCCAAATCCACGAATGATTCTCCATTAGGCACATTTACGGTGACAAAATCTTCCATCCAAGGATCTAAAACTTCACGAGGGATATCATCCCAACTTTTTAGCTCCCAATCCCCAAAATGCATTTCCATCAATCTTGAATCCTCAATAATGGAATCGATTTGAGTATTTTCTTTGATATGCTTGGCCAAAATAGCACATCGATGCAACGGACTGGAATACAAAATAGCATCTTGTGGTAATTGACTTAGAATCGATTCAAAAATAGCATCGAAAGGTTCGCGAATCCCAACATCACTCTGACCGTAGCAAATTCCTTTTTCACAAACCGTCTCGGTATGACGGACTAAATAAACTTCCATATTCCAATAATTGACAGATAAAAAATCACTTCACAAACCTGTTGTGTTGCTCCTAGGCAATCTCCTGTATAGCCGTCAATCCATTTTTGGAAATAACGAGCAAGGAAGAAACGGGCAATAAAAACGGGAATTAAAGCCAATACTAATTGCCATTGAAAAAACGACAAAACCACAAGAGGCAACAAGCCAAAAAACGCAGCTCCAATTACTTCTTTCCAAGTGAAATTCTGAGCAATTGGTTTGCTTTTGCTCGACGCATCTTCTCTTGAATATTGATGTGTAAAAACTATGGAGATTGCCGCTAATCGACTTATCGAATGAGCAGAAATAAAGAGGAGAAGATTGCAGACGGCAGATTGCAGATTAATAATTTCTGATTTGGAAACTAGACTAAAAACAGCTTCAAATTTCAATAAAAAAAGTAACACTAAACCAATAGCTCCATACGCTCCAATGGTACTATCTTTCATTATCATAAGGATCTTTTCTTTGGTCCAGCCACCTCCAAAACCGTCGCAAACATCAGCAAAACCATCTTCGTGAAATGCTCCCGTAGTCAAAATTCCAGCAATTATGGATAGTATCAAAGCTATTTCTACTGAAAACACAATCGATGCTAAATAATAAACTCCGAAACAAATTCCGCCAACTATCCAACCAATTAAAGGAAAATAGCGAGATGCTTTGTTTAAATAATCAGGATTGTGGTCGATGTTTTTGGGACACGGAATTCGGGTGTAAAACATTAGAGCCGTGAAAAATATATGTAATTGTTTCTTCATATTTAAAATTAAATTTATGAACCGCTAATTCCTGCAGATTCAAAACTGGCCATTTCATTCAGAAAACAAACAGCGGATTGAATAATTGGAAATGCCACAGCACAACCAGTTCCTTCACCCAATCGCAAATCAAGTTGCAACAATGGCTGAACGTTTAAATAATTCAATATTGCTTGATGTCCTTTCTCAGCTGATGAATGACAAAATATAGCGTTTTCTTTCACTGATGGATTCATTTTATAGGCAATTAAAAAAGCAACCGTGCAAATAAAACCATCTACCAAAATGAGCATAGTGTTTTGTTTAGCCTGAAGCATTCCTCCTGCCATTTGCATAATTTCGAATCCTCCAAAATAGGCTAACTTACTTTCTAAATCATTTGGGCCGTTATAATTTTCAAGAGCTTTTTTGAGAATATTTTGTTTTTGAATTAGCTTTTCGTCAACAACACCCGTTCCGTTTCCGACACAATCCTCGATAGGTAATTCAAGAAGAATGCTCATCAAAACCGAAGCAGTGGAAGTATTCCCAATTCCCATTTCGCCAAAACCAATACAATTAGAACCTGTTTCAAAAACCGAATTCACAATTGCTCCTCCTTTGATAAAACACAAATCCAATTCAGTTTGACTCATTGCCGGACTATGTAAAAACGATTGTGTTCCCTTTCCGATTTTGGCAGAAACCAAATTGGCATTTGTTGGAAAATCATAATTTACTCCGGCATCCACAATGGTTAACTCAATGTCATTTTGTTTACAAAACACATTGATGGCAGCTCCGCCTTCCAAAAAATTAGTTACCATTTGTCTAGTAACATCTTGTGGATAGGCACTTACGCCGTGATTGCCAATTCCGTGGTCAGCGGCAAAAACAACTATATTGGGTTTTGTTATTTTGGGTTCTAATGTTTGGAAAACGGTCCCTATTTGTTTCGCTAAGGTTTCTAATACACCTAGTGAACCTGTGGGTTTGGTTTTATTGTCAATTTTTTGTTGAAGTGTCTCGCTTAATGTTGAATCACTGGAATGTGATTGTTTCGTTCCTCGCAAAGACTTAGGAATCGAAACTGGGGCTAAAATTTCTTCAACACAAGGTTTTTCAGCTTTTTGTTTCCAATTCAATTGTTGCAGCATCGGCTGGTTATTATAATTGGTCGCGGGTTTACCTACGCAGAAATATCCCAAAGGCTCTATGATTTCGGGTAATCCCAAAAGCTGTTTGAATTGATAGTAATTTAGAATTGAAACCCAGCCCATCGAATAGCCTTGTTCCGTCAATGAAAGCCAAATATTTTGGGCTGCACAAACTGCACTAAATTTTATGGCTTCATTGCTGCCAACTGTTCCAATCGTAAAATTATTCAAAACGGAACGGTCGTAACAAATCACCAATCCAAGTGGTGCTTCCTCAATCGCTTCTAGTTTTAAAGCTTTATATTGTGCTTTTTGAAGTTCATCATCGGTTAAGTTTGATGCTTTTATGTCGTAATCCAAAAACAAATCTTTTACAGCTTTTTTGATTTCAGCTGATTTGATTAGATAGTATTTTGTAGCATCGGTCAAACCTACTGAAGGTGCGTGATGCCCTGCCTGCAAAGCTCTTTGAATCACTTCATCCGGAATTACATCATTTGTAAAATGACGTGTGTCGCGACGAGATTTTATAATATCATCTAAATTGGACATCTTTCAAATTATTTGATTTTTAGAGGAATTCCCGAAACCATTAATACAACGTTTTCAGCTTTTTGGGCGATGTATTGATTCATCCAACCTTGAAGTTCTGTGAATTTTCTGCCGATATGTGTATCGGCGTGGACTCCCATTCCGATTTCATTGGTAACTATAATGATTGTTGTATTTTCCTGTTGTGCAATCGCATCTAATTCGGCTTTGGCCTGTTCCAAACTTAAGGCAACGTCATTTTTTGTATCCACAAAAAAATTAGTCAGCCAAAGCGTCACACAATCAACAACGGCCACTTTTCCAGAGAAATCAATTTCGCTTAAATGTTTTTCCTTTTCTATGTTAATCCAACGTTCATCTCGATCTTTTTGGTGTCGGTCAACTCTTTTTTGAAAATCATCGTCCCATTTTCTAGCCGTTGCCACATACATTGGGTTTTCGGACAAACCTTTGGCTAAATTTTCGGCATAACTGCTTTTTCCGGAACGTTCTCCGCCTGTAATTAAATAGATCATTTTACTTTTCTTCTCTTTAATATTTTATAAATTCTATCAAAACTGAGTTTTATTTTTTTTAGATGATGGCCAAAAAGCAAAATCTCACCCTTTAGCCCCGATAGAAGTGGAAATCCTTATGTGCCGGGGTTCGGCACATAAGATTGTAGCGAATAGCGGGACGATCTTTCCAAAAATGCCAAATCTTTTTGCTCCTAAATCAATTAATTTTTCAATCAATAAGGACAATGCGTGCAATCGCTTTTACAGCAATATCCTCGTTTGAGATGAAACCAAGGCTTAAAAACATAGTTACCATCTTCAAAATAATAATCAATTCCTTCGATTATGTTTGCGGTTTCTGGCAAAAGCGATGCCTTGTTTCCTAACGCCGTTTCGGGAGTTATGGTCGCAACAAATTCGTCTATTTTTTCGGAACAAGCCGTTTTAAAACAATTAGGACAAAGACAACCTGCTATATCAAAAGGATTGAAAATGGGAGGAAAATCATTGCACCAACATTCCTTTCCTTCGACTGAATCTCCACAGCTAAAAGGCATTTTACAAGCCGAACAATGTTTCACTTTTAATGTATTCATTTGGTAAAGATAGCGTTTGTCTTAATTTTTTACTTCAAAAACTAAACAGGAAATTTATAATTTAATATACCTTTGCTCTTATTGTAAAAAATATAATATGAAATTTTCGTTCTACAAAGTTATTTTATTCGTCATTCTTTTTTCATTTATTGGATGTAAAAAAAATGAAAAAAATGACACTCAAACTCATGTCAACACTCCAAATAGTATTCAGTATGCCAAAAGTTTAGCCATTCACAAACACGAAGGTTATACAGTGGTAACGGTTTCAAATCCTTGGCCGGATGCGGTTAAAGATTTCACTTATATTTTAAAAGAAAAAAACGGAATTGTTCCAGACAGCTTAAAGAAATACACTGAAATTTCAGTTCCATTGCAATCTATTGTAGTGACTTCGACCACAAATATTCCGTTTCTTGAAATGCTCGGTGTCGAAAAATCGCTTGTTGGTTTCCCTCATACAGATTATATCTCATCCGAAAAAACAAGAGCCTTAATTGATGCTGGTTCAGTTAAAAATGTTGGACAAAACGAGAAACTCAATATTGAACAACTGATAGAATTGTCACCGGAACTCATCGTCACTTTTGGGATTGACAATAACAATCCCTCTATTGAAAATTTACAAAAAAGTGGCTTAAAAGTATTAATTCAAGCCGATTGGATGGAGCAATCCCCTCTTGGAAAAGCAGAATGGTTAAAACTTTACGGAGCTTTATTTGGAAAGGAAAAAGAAGCTGACGTTCTGTTTGAAAACATTGTAAAAGAATACAACAACGCTCTAGCTTTGGTTGCTGATAAAAAACCAACTTCGACTGTTTTGTATGGTTCTATGTACCAAGACCAATGGTTTGTGGCCAAAGGAAGCAGCTGGGTTGCCCAATTTATGAAAGATGCCAAAGCCGATTATCTTTGGAAAGACCTCGAAGGTACCGGAAGTCTTGGGTTGTCTTTTGAAAACATATTGGACAAAGCAAAAACTGCTAATTTTTGGATTGCAACTGGTTCGTTCAAATCATTGTCTGAACTGGAAAAAGCCAATCCTCATTACAGCCAATTTGATGCTTTTACAAATAAAACCATTTATACTTTCGAAGGAAAAATGGGAGCTACTGGAGGTACTATTTTTTATGAATTATCACCATCGAGACCTGATTTAGTATTGAAAGATTACATTAAAATTTTTCATCCTGAATTGCTTCCCGATTATGCTTTTACTTTTGCCACTAAACTGAATTAGATACAAATTGAACAATCAAAAAAGAAATACAATCTTATTCTCATTCCTTTTTTTAGGACTCATTGTGCTGTTTTTTGTAAACATCAGTTTGGGGTCAATTACAATACCTTTCAAGGAAATTTACACCAGTTTGACAGGAGGCCAATCCAGTAAATCGACTTGGGAATACATCATCATCAACTATCGTTTACCCAAAGCGATTACGGCAGTTTTGGTCGGAATGGGATTGTCTGTCAGTGGATTATTAATGCAAACTTTATTTCGGAATCCACTCGCTGGTCCTTATGTTTTGGGACTCAGTTCGGGAGCTAGTTTGGGAGTTGCTTTTGTAATATTGGGAGCCAGTGTATTACCTTCCTTTTTGAGTGGTATTTTATTGTCACCTTATGGAATTGTATTGGCTTCAACACTGGGCAGTACTTCTGTTTTATTATTGGTTTTATTGGTTTCGCAACGCTTGCGCGACACTATGGCTATTTTGATAGTTGGACTTATGTTTGGTAGCTTTACCAGTGCAGTTGTAGGCGTTTTAACTTATTTCAGTTCAGCAGAACAACTGCAAAAATTTACTTTTTGGTCGATGGGTAATTTGGGTAATTTGTCTTGGACATCCATCCTTATTTTAACGATTTGTGTCTTATTTGGATTATTTATCAGTTTACTAAGCATCAAGCCCTTAAATGCACTTTTACTGGGTGAAAATTACGCCAAAAGTATGGGTTTAAATTTCAACAAAGCCCGGCTTATAATCATATTGGCGACGAGTATTTTGGCAGGAAGTATAACGGCCTATGCAGGTCCAATTGCTTTTATCGGATTGGCAGTACCTCATATCGCCAAATTAGTGTTCCAAACCAGTAACCATACTGTTTTATTCTGGAGTACTTTACTTTTTGGAGCGGCAATTATGTTGGTTTGCGATGTGGTTTCCCAAATGCCGGGAATGGAAATTACTTTGCCTATAAATGCT carries:
- the cobC gene encoding alpha-ribazole phosphatase is translated as MEVYLVRHTETVCEKGICYGQSDVGIREPFDAIFESILSQLPQDAILYSSPLHRCAILAKHIKENTQIDSIIEDSRLMEMHFGDWELKSWDDIPREVLDPWMEDFVTVNVPNGESFVDLDYRVREFLDNDISKGHSKPIIIVAHSGVIRSILCKINNLPLQEAFKTSLDYGAVIKIEI
- a CDS encoding Txe/YoeB family addiction module toxin, whose amino-acid sequence is MEIIFVPKSKSHLDYFKKTNNQIVLKKIKQILVSIQETPYEGIGKPEPLKHNLSGLWSRRINLEHRLVYEIFEDDSIILIHSLKGHY
- a CDS encoding DUF5522 domain-containing protein translates to MNTLKVKHCSACKMPFSCGDSVEGKECWCNDFPPIFNPFDIAGCLCPNCFKTACSEKIDEFVATITPETALGNKASLLPETANIIEGIDYYFEDGNYVFKPWFHLKRGYCCKSDCTHCPY
- a CDS encoding iron ABC transporter permease produces the protein MNNQKRNTILFSFLFLGLIVLFFVNISLGSITIPFKEIYTSLTGGQSSKSTWEYIIINYRLPKAITAVLVGMGLSVSGLLMQTLFRNPLAGPYVLGLSSGASLGVAFVILGASVLPSFLSGILLSPYGIVLASTLGSTSVLLLVLLVSQRLRDTMAILIVGLMFGSFTSAVVGVLTYFSSAEQLQKFTFWSMGNLGNLSWTSILILTICVLFGLFISLLSIKPLNALLLGENYAKSMGLNFNKARLIIILATSILAGSITAYAGPIAFIGLAVPHIAKLVFQTSNHTVLFWSTLLFGAAIMLVCDVVSQMPGMEITLPINAITSILGAPVVIWLLVRKRNFK
- a CDS encoding DUF2683 family protein, producing the protein METFIIHPKNNEEKKVVKAFLEALKIKFENQTTDSAESPYDPDFVAMVEENREDYKAGKGIKVDLDDIWK
- a CDS encoding adenosylcobinamide-GDP ribazoletransferase, encoding MKKQLHIFFTALMFYTRIPCPKNIDHNPDYLNKASRYFPLIGWIVGGICFGVYYLASIVFSVEIALILSIIAGILTTGAFHEDGFADVCDGFGGGWTKEKILMIMKDSTIGAYGAIGLVLLFLLKFEAVFSLVSKSEIINLQSAVCNLLLFISAHSISRLAAISIVFTHQYSREDASSKSKPIAQNFTWKEVIGAAFFGLLPLVVLSFFQWQLVLALIPVFIARFFLARYFQKWIDGYTGDCLGATQQVCEVIFYLSIIGIWKFI
- the cobU gene encoding bifunctional adenosylcobinamide kinase/adenosylcobinamide-phosphate guanylyltransferase, with protein sequence MIYLITGGERSGKSSYAENLAKGLSENPMYVATARKWDDDFQKRVDRHQKDRDERWINIEKEKHLSEIDFSGKVAVVDCVTLWLTNFFVDTKNDVALSLEQAKAELDAIAQQENTTIIIVTNEIGMGVHADTHIGRKFTELQGWMNQYIAQKAENVVLMVSGIPLKIK
- the cobT gene encoding nicotinate-nucleotide--dimethylbenzimidazole phosphoribosyltransferase; its protein translation is MSNLDDIIKSRRDTRHFTNDVIPDEVIQRALQAGHHAPSVGLTDATKYYLIKSAEIKKAVKDLFLDYDIKASNLTDDELQKAQYKALKLEAIEEAPLGLVICYDRSVLNNFTIGTVGSNEAIKFSAVCAAQNIWLSLTEQGYSMGWVSILNYYQFKQLLGLPEIIEPLGYFCVGKPATNYNNQPMLQQLNWKQKAEKPCVEEILAPVSIPKSLRGTKQSHSSDSTLSETLQQKIDNKTKPTGSLGVLETLAKQIGTVFQTLEPKITKPNIVVFAADHGIGNHGVSAYPQDVTRQMVTNFLEGGAAINVFCKQNDIELTIVDAGVNYDFPTNANLVSAKIGKGTQSFLHSPAMSQTELDLCFIKGGAIVNSVFETGSNCIGFGEMGIGNTSTASVLMSILLELPIEDCVGNGTGVVDEKLIQKQNILKKALENYNGPNDLESKLAYFGGFEIMQMAGGMLQAKQNTMLILVDGFICTVAFLIAYKMNPSVKENAIFCHSSAEKGHQAILNYLNVQPLLQLDLRLGEGTGCAVAFPIIQSAVCFLNEMASFESAGISGS
- a CDS encoding TonB-dependent siderophore receptor is translated as MTLRKLIFALSLLMCQLISAQNDSITNLKEVIVSDRTLYSGNKSQSIQILNDSVINKNQSSLSNLLNYNSVLYFKEYGRGMLSTVSFRGTTASQTAVIWNGINVNSQLNGSADFNTFTAPDFNTISIKAGGGSVSYGSGAIGGTVHLSNDLVFKNKFENDLRLDYGSFNTIGVNYKMILSNKKWSTQVGFSRNSSDNDYPYINQYTWDGTQRKNENGQYATTNLYANVGYKVNPNSIITFYSQSSNTDRNLSLISESDSKTKYVNTFSRNLLEYSTTKNSFSSNYKVAYLTEQYQYFENIDSDDFSFGKSESLIAKMDFGYQLLESIKLNGILDYNRTKGFGTSFGDNTRQIGAIAIKAVEQHNEKWQNELGFRKEASSDYDSPFLFSLGSSYVFNSFYNLKINLSKNFRIPTFNDLYWETGGNPNLKPESSYQAEVGNVFTYKKITLSETIYFIKISDLIRWAPLDGSNWTPENIDRVNSYGSETNLGWSNTYGKNNLALNASYAYTVSENVETGEQLIYVPYHKFNSNVSYSYKKIAVTYQFLFNGAVTTPSQKYHLVKEYWVSNLGVYYDLGKKSTCKIGLQALNLFNQNYQSISQHYMPGRNFIINLTFKF
- a CDS encoding ABC transporter substrate-binding protein, translating into MKFSFYKVILFVILFSFIGCKKNEKNDTQTHVNTPNSIQYAKSLAIHKHEGYTVVTVSNPWPDAVKDFTYILKEKNGIVPDSLKKYTEISVPLQSIVVTSTTNIPFLEMLGVEKSLVGFPHTDYISSEKTRALIDAGSVKNVGQNEKLNIEQLIELSPELIVTFGIDNNNPSIENLQKSGLKVLIQADWMEQSPLGKAEWLKLYGALFGKEKEADVLFENIVKEYNNALALVADKKPTSTVLYGSMYQDQWFVAKGSSWVAQFMKDAKADYLWKDLEGTGSLGLSFENILDKAKTANFWIATGSFKSLSELEKANPHYSQFDAFTNKTIYTFEGKMGATGGTIFYELSPSRPDLVLKDYIKIFHPELLPDYAFTFATKLN